The DNA sequence GCGACGATGCCGACGGGCACGTTGATGAAGAAGACCGACTGCCAGCTCACGTTCTCGACGAGCAGACCGCCGACGATCGGCCCGGCGGCGGTCGAGGCGCCGATGACCATGCCCCAGATGCCGATGGCCATGTTGAGCTTCTCGGCCGGGAAGGTCGCGCGCAGCAGGCCCAGCGCGGCGGGCATCAGCAGTGCTCCGAAGACGCCCTGCGCGACGCGGAAGCCGATGACGAGCTCGACTCCGCCGGAGAGACCGATGGCCGCCGAGGAGACGGCGAAACCGGCGATGCCTATGAGGAAGGTCTGGCGGTGGCCGAAGCGGTCGCCGAGCTTGCCGGCGGTGATGAGGGAGACCGCGAGGGCGAGCAGGTAGCCGTTGGTGATCCACTGGACGTCGGCGAGCGAGGCGCCGAGGTCCTTCTGGATGGCCGGGTTGGCGACGGCGACGATCGTGCCGTCGAGGGTGACCATCATGACGCCGATCGCGACGGCGAACAGGGTGAGCCACGGGTGGCCCCGGAGGCCCGTACGGCCCGGCGGGGGGACCGGTTCCTTGCTGAGCGAGAGCGCGTCATCGCCGTCGACGGTGATCTGACTAGTCATGCGAACAGGTTAGTGACAGCGACTGACACTTCACAGGCCGGTTCGTCAGACAGCCACTGTCAGGTCCGTCACAGGTACCCTGACCGCCGTGATGACCGATCAGCGGCCCGCGCCCGCACCGGCCGCCGGACTGCGCGAGCGCAAGAAACAGCGCACGCGCGACGCACTGCTGCGCGCTGCCCTCCTCCTCTTCATCGCGCAGGGGTACGAGGAGACGACCGTCGACGAGATCACCGACGCCGTGGACGTCTCCCAGCGCACCTTCTTCCGGTACTTCGCCAACAAGGAAGAGGTCGCCTTCGCCGTCCAGGACCTGGTCGAATCCCATTTCGTCGCGGCGCTGCGCGCGCGCCCGCCCGCCGAGGGCCCCTTCGAGGCCATGCGCTCCGCCGTGCTCGACGCCTGGGACACCGTCGACGAGGCCATTTCGGACCTGGTCCCCATCGACCTGTACATGCGCAGCTACCGGCTGATCGAGTCCACCCCGGCCCTGCTCGCCGTGCACCTGCGCCGCTCCACCGAACTGGAGGAGCAGATCGCCCGGCTGATAGCCGAGCGCGAGGGCCTCGACGTGGACGCCGACCCGCGCCCGCGGGTGGCCGTCGCCGCGTTCACGGGCGTGATGCGCGTCACCGGCCGGCTCTGGGGACAGGGCGAGGACATCAGCGTGGCCACCATCCGGCGGATGACCGAGGTCTACCTCGACCAGATCGGCCCGGCACTGGCCGCCGACTGGCGGCGGCCAGCCTGACCGGCGCGGTTGTCTCCCCGCCGGGCGAAGCTCCCGTACGGCACGGGTGCCCGCACGCGGGTCCCGTACGGGCGCATCCGCCGGCGGGGCGTCCCACGGTCGGCGGTGACTCCCGTCACCCGGCGCGCAGGCAGCCGCCGAGGTCTCCTAGGCTGGGCGCAGTGAACCTGCCCGGCCCCGCCCACACCCACTCCGCCGACGCCCCCGCGCGCCCGGCCGCCCTGCGCGCCCTGCTCGCGCTGGCGGTGGTCTTCCTGATGCTCACGACCACGGGCTGGACCGCCGTCTACCGGCCCGCGAGCGGGGCTTCCCCGCGCGAGGCCGCGCTCGCCTCCTGGACCGGATCGCGTTTCGAGGGCCGGCTCCTGCCCGCCGCCGACGCCCCGCCGCCCGTGGTGGCACGGTTCTTCGCGCGGCTCGACGGCGCCCAGCGCGCCCGGCTCGCCGAGGGCCACCCGCTCGTGGTCGGCAATCTCGACGGCGCGCCGCCCAGCGTCCGCTACCGGGCCAACCGGATGTCCCTGCAGGAGGCCGCGCGGGTCGAGGCCGCCCGCGCGCACGACATCACGCTGGCCCCCGTCGACCGCGCCACCGCGGCCCGGCGCTCCCACCGCTTCGAGTCCCTCGCCGAGCCCGGCCGGCAGATCCTCGTCTTCGACCCCACCGGCGGCGGCCTCGCGGCCGAGGTCTTCGGCGACCTCGGCGAGGCCCGCCGGGTCTCGGTGGTCGTCCCCGGGGTCGACACCGACGCGCTCACCTTCGAGCGCACGGTGCGTCGGCTGACCTCCCCCGTCGGCATGGCGGAGTCCCTCTACGAGGCCGAGCGCGCGGCCGCCCCGGCCGGCCGGACCGCGGTCATCGCCTGGGCCGGCTACACCGCCCCGACCGGCGTCGGCATGGACGCGGCGACCGGGCGCCTCGCCGTGGACGGCGCGGCCCGGCTGCGCTCGCTGACCTCCGCGCTGCCCGGGCGGGCGAGCGTGGCACTGTTCTGCCACAGCTACGGCTCGGTGGTGTGCGGGGTGGCCGCCCACGAACTGCCGCACCGGGTCACGGACATCGTGGTGGCGGGCAGCCCCGGAATGCGCGCCGCGAACGCCGGTGAACTGGGCACCTCGGCGCGGGTGTGGGCGATGCGGGACGCCGGTGACTGGATCGCCGACGTACCCCACCTGGAGTTCGGGGGCCTGGGCCACGGCGCGGATCCGGTCTCCGGGGAGTTCGGCGCACGGGTGCTGTCGGCGGCCGGAGCCAAGAGCCACACCGGCTACTTCGAGCCAGGGACCGAATCCCTGGACAACTTCGCCAAAATCGGAACCGGGGCGTTCGGTTCCACGGTGTGCGCCACCGGGGACGACACGTGCCGACGCGGGACATCCGCGACGGAAGGCTCCTGACCCGCTCGGCCGACCCGAAATCGGACCTCACAGCGGGGGGACGCACGGGGGTGCGTCCCTTTACGATGTGCCGCATGGGTGACGTACTGGCCGGAAACCATGCCGTCTGGGAGTTCGACCGCACCACGAACTCGCTCATCATCCGCTTCGCACGGGGGATGCGAACGCCCAGGCTCTGGCACGCCCTGGGGGAACGCCGGATTCCCCTCGAAGCGTTGTCCGGGGTGGGCCTGACCGTGGGACGGCGGGACACCGTGGTGCTGCACGCCCGCGTGCGCGTCGGCGCGGATCCGCTGATGGAGGCCGCGGCCGGACAGCTGCGGGAAGCCTGCGATCCGTACCGGCTGGTGCTGCCGGGAGGCGGTGGCGGGACCGCGCGGGCCACGGCCTTCGGCGAGACGCTGCGCGAGCGGCTGGGTCCCGCCGGGCCGGCCGACCGGTTCCTGGTCCGCGTCCCGGAGCCGCGGGCCGCGCTGAAGGCGTACGACGCCCGGCTCGCCTTCGACGGCGGCGCCGTCACCTTCCACTGGTCGCGCACCGGGGCCACCAGTGCCAAGTGGAAGGCGGGCGACCAGCGGTATCCGCTGGCCGCCCTGGCCGGTCTGACCTGGCACTCCCCGGAACGGCCCGGGGGCCACCTGCGGCTGTGGTCCCGCGAGGCCGCCGGTGACCCCCGGCCGGACCACGACCTGGCCTCGGCCGTCTTCGGCGTGGGGTACGGGGCCGTGCACGAGTCGCTGCCGTTCGCGGCGGCGCTGCTCGCGGCCCTGCGGGCGCGCAGCCCGGTCGCCTCGGTGCCCCCGCAGCGGTCCTGGGAGCGGATCCAGCATCTCGCCGAGCTGCACAGTGCGGGGCTGCTCACGGACGCCGAGTACCGGGCGCTGCGCGACCGCTTCACGGCCGGGGCCTGACCCTGCGGGGCTGTCCCCCACCCGCCCTTCCGCCGTTCCCTGGGCTCCGCCCAGACCCGCTCCTCAAACGCCGGAGGGGCTGGAAAATCCAGCCCCTCCGGCGCAGCAGGCGGTCACCCCTCGCGCGCCGCCGAGGTCGAGCTCATGTCCGGGTAGCGGTCGCCCGCGACACCCTCGGCGATCGCGTCCAGGAGGGACAGGTCGGCGTCCGTCAGGGTGATGCGGGTCGCCGCGGTGTTCTCCGCGAGACGGGAGGGCTTGCGGGTGCCCGGGATCGGGACGACCGTCAGGCCGTGCACCGCCGCCCGCCGGTGCACCCACGCCAGGGCGATCTGGGCCGGGGTGGCACCGTGGGCCGCCGCGATCTGCCGTACCGGCGCCAGGAGCGCCCCGTTCGTCCGCGCGTTGTCACCGGTGAACCGGGGCTGGTACCGCCGGAAGTCACCGGCCGTCAGCTCCGCCGACGCGTCGGCGAAGGCCCCGGTCAGGAAGCCGCGCCCGAGCGGGGAGTACGCCGCGATGGCCACGCCCAGCTCCGCCGCCGCGCCCACCGCGCTGCGCTCCACGTCCCGGCTGAACAGCGACCACTCCGACTGGAGCGCCGCGATCGGGTGCACCGCGTGCGCCTCGCGCAGCTCGGCCCCGGTCACCTCGCTGAGCCCGAGGTGGCGCACCTTGCCCTCCTGCACGAGCTCCGCCATCGCGCCCACCGACTCGGCGAACGGAACGGCCGGATCGCGCCGGTGCATGTAGTAGAGGTCGATGACCTCGGTGCCCAGCCTGCGCAGGCTGTCCTCCACCGCGCCGCGGATGTACGCGCGGTCGTTGCGGACGCCCCGGTACACCGGGTCGTCCGTCCGCTCGATGGCGAACTTCGTGGCCAGGGTGATCCGGTCGCGGTGCGCGGCCACGAACGGCGCGAGGAACTCCTCGTTGGCGCCCCGCCCGTAGACGTCGGCGGTGTCGAAGAGGGTGACCCCGGCGGCCAGCGCCGCGTCCAGGGTCTGCCGGGCGGCCGCCTCGTCGGTGTCCCCGTAGAACTCGCTCATGCCCATGCAACCGAGCCCCTGGACGCCCACCAGCGGGCCGCCCTTGCCCAGTTCGACCTGTCCGACCTGCTCGGCCTGATCTACCTGCTCGGCCTGATCTACCTGCTCGGCCTGATCGACCTGCTCTGTCCCGACGGTGTTGCCGGTCATGTCCGGTCTCCCTCTCCCGCGACGGTGGTGCGCATCGCATACGTATCGATCTTGTAGTCCAGGACGGCGAGCGCGTCGGTCAGTTCCGTGATCCGCGTGCGCACCTCGTCACGCGTGCGCTCCAGCAGTTCGCGCCGGTCGGCGGCGGTGTGCGGGCCCTCGCGGACGAGTTCGGCGTAACGGACCATGTCCGCCACGGACATTCCGGTGGTGCGCAGCTTGCCGACGAAGCCCAGCCAGTCGAGGTCCTTGTCGGTGAACCGCCGCTGACCCGAGTGGGAGCGGTCCACGTGCGGCATGAGGCCGATCCGCTCGTACCAGCGCAGGGTGTGCTGGGTCAGACCGGTCCGGGCCTCGACCTCGCTGATCGTGTACCGCGTCTGCGTCTGCAGGGGGGTCCGGGTCGGGCTCATGGCTCCACGCTAAATCCTTGGAGTGCACTCCAAGCAAGTACCCTCGGCCGCATGGAGAGCCTGCAGAGTCTGCGCAACATCGAGAGCTGGCCGGTGCCGACCGCCGCCGCGGCCGTCGTCCACGCCGACGGGACCGTGCTCGCCGCCCACGGTCCGGTGGACCACCGCTTCCCGCTGGCCTCCGTCAC is a window from the Streptomyces sp. NBC_01244 genome containing:
- a CDS encoding MerR family transcriptional regulator; protein product: MSPTRTPLQTQTRYTISEVEARTGLTQHTLRWYERIGLMPHVDRSHSGQRRFTDKDLDWLGFVGKLRTTGMSVADMVRYAELVREGPHTAADRRELLERTRDEVRTRITELTDALAVLDYKIDTYAMRTTVAGEGDRT
- a CDS encoding TetR family transcriptional regulator; translation: MTDQRPAPAPAAGLRERKKQRTRDALLRAALLLFIAQGYEETTVDEITDAVDVSQRTFFRYFANKEEVAFAVQDLVESHFVAALRARPPAEGPFEAMRSAVLDAWDTVDEAISDLVPIDLYMRSYRLIESTPALLAVHLRRSTELEEQIARLIAEREGLDVDADPRPRVAVAAFTGVMRVTGRLWGQGEDISVATIRRMTEVYLDQIGPALAADWRRPA
- a CDS encoding DUF4429 domain-containing protein, translating into MGDVLAGNHAVWEFDRTTNSLIIRFARGMRTPRLWHALGERRIPLEALSGVGLTVGRRDTVVLHARVRVGADPLMEAAAGQLREACDPYRLVLPGGGGGTARATAFGETLRERLGPAGPADRFLVRVPEPRAALKAYDARLAFDGGAVTFHWSRTGATSAKWKAGDQRYPLAALAGLTWHSPERPGGHLRLWSREAAGDPRPDHDLASAVFGVGYGAVHESLPFAAALLAALRARSPVASVPPQRSWERIQHLAELHSAGLLTDAEYRALRDRFTAGA
- a CDS encoding aldo/keto reductase, producing the protein MTGNTVGTEQVDQAEQVDQAEQVDQAEQVGQVELGKGGPLVGVQGLGCMGMSEFYGDTDEAAARQTLDAALAAGVTLFDTADVYGRGANEEFLAPFVAAHRDRITLATKFAIERTDDPVYRGVRNDRAYIRGAVEDSLRRLGTEVIDLYYMHRRDPAVPFAESVGAMAELVQEGKVRHLGLSEVTGAELREAHAVHPIAALQSEWSLFSRDVERSAVGAAAELGVAIAAYSPLGRGFLTGAFADASAELTAGDFRRYQPRFTGDNARTNGALLAPVRQIAAAHGATPAQIALAWVHRRAAVHGLTVVPIPGTRKPSRLAENTAATRITLTDADLSLLDAIAEGVAGDRYPDMSSTSAAREG
- a CDS encoding alpha/beta hydrolase, translated to MLTTTGWTAVYRPASGASPREAALASWTGSRFEGRLLPAADAPPPVVARFFARLDGAQRARLAEGHPLVVGNLDGAPPSVRYRANRMSLQEAARVEAARAHDITLAPVDRATAARRSHRFESLAEPGRQILVFDPTGGGLAAEVFGDLGEARRVSVVVPGVDTDALTFERTVRRLTSPVGMAESLYEAERAAAPAGRTAVIAWAGYTAPTGVGMDAATGRLAVDGAARLRSLTSALPGRASVALFCHSYGSVVCGVAAHELPHRVTDIVVAGSPGMRAANAGELGTSARVWAMRDAGDWIADVPHLEFGGLGHGADPVSGEFGARVLSAAGAKSHTGYFEPGTESLDNFAKIGTGAFGSTVCATGDDTCRRGTSATEGS